One genomic region from Xenopus laevis strain J_2021 chromosome 2L, Xenopus_laevis_v10.1, whole genome shotgun sequence encodes:
- the LOC108706129 gene encoding olfactory receptor 4C6 has translation MKDNQRGSEGDGVAGGTIFIGPLEVKTSQGPESVQGKVPKLIKGIEEIGYEESSQHCSGTNMENSSYSHPSLLTLSFGQIMEVKYFYSALVLLCFVMIVVSNGAVISAIVIHRSLQEPMFIFVAFLCVNGLYGSLIFFPFLFVNLLSKTHVISYIGCIIQVFSIHTFISCEVTILAVMAFDRYVCICNPLRYKSIMSLATVFKLIGAAWLYVITLITIHLILTIRLPLCGSVIQKIYCDNWSVVRLSCIDTTVNNVFGLLITAAITCLMPVLTLVSYVQILWVCMQSSKVFRAKALQTCTPHLITLTYFVADVLFEILLPRFPSTVLPYELRILMSVQAFVIAPILHPLIYGWKLREIRLRVLQMFGATQIANLQNNL, from the exons ATGAAGGATAATCAAAGAGGATCAGAAGGAGATGGGGTCGCTGGTGGGACAATCTTCATTGGGCCTTTGGAGGTGAAAACCTCACAGG GACCAGAGAGCGTTCAAGGAAAAGTGCccaagctgataaagggaattgAAGAGATTGGTTATgaggaaag CAGCCAACACTGCAGTGGTACCAATATGGAGAATTCCTCATACTCACACCCTTCGCTGCTGACCCTCAGTTTTGGCCAAATAATGGAAGTCAAGTATTTTTACAGCGCTTtggttttactttgttttgtgatgaTTGTTGTGTCCAACGGTGCAGTGATCAGCGCCATAGTGATACACAGGAGTTTGCAGGAACCAATGTTCATCTTTGTTGCCTTTCTTTGTGTCAATGGACTCTACGGGAgcctgatttttttcccttttctctttgtaAACCTTCTTTCCAAAACCCACGTCATTTCCTACATTGGTTGTATCATACAGGTGTTCAGCATTCACACTTTCATAAGCTGTGAAGTTACAATTCTAGCTGTCATGGCATTTGACCGGTACGTGTGCATCTGTAACCCTCTGAGATACAAAAGCATCATGTCGTTAGCCACAGTGTTCAAGCTGATTGGTGCAGCCTGGCTGTATGTGATCACCCTCATTACTATCCACCTGATACTGACCATCCGCCTGCCCCTGTGTGGCTCAGTCATACAGAAGATCTACTGTGACAACTGGTCAGTGGTGAGACTCTCCTGCATAGACACAACAGTCAACAATGTATTTGGGTTGCTTATTACAGCAGCTATTACGTGCTTAATGCCAGTACTTACCTTGGTCTCCTATGTTCAGATTCTATGGGTGTGCATGCAGTCCTCTAAGGTTTTCAGAGCCAAAGCCTTGCAGACTTGCACCCCACATCTTATAACTCTAACCTATTTTGTAGCTGATGTTCTTTTTGAGATACTACTGCCTCGTTTTCCAAGTACCGTGTTGCCCTATGAACTGAGGATCCTCATGTCAGTGCAGGCCTTTGTAATAGCACCCATTCTTCACCCCCTTATCTATGGCTGGAAACTAAGGGAGATTAGACTAAGGGTGTTACAGATGTTTGGTGCAacgcaaattgcaaatttacaaAATAATCTATGA
- the LOC121399770 gene encoding olfactory receptor 4C6-like, with amino-acid sequence MALLKCYILLQEAWTGSSQHCSGTNMENSSYSHPSLLTLSFGQIMEVKYFYSALVLLCFVMIVVSNGAVISAIVIHRSLQEPMFIFVAFLCVNGLYGSLIFFPFLFVNLLSKTHVISYIGCIIQVFGIHTFISCEVTILAVMAFDRYVCICNPLRYKSIMSLATVFKLIGAAWLYVIFLITIHLILTIRLPLCGSVIQKIYCDNWSVVRLSCIDTTVNNVFGLLITAAIMCLMPVLTLVSYVQILWVCMQSSKVFRAKALQTCTPHLITLTYFVADVLFEILLPRFPSTVLPYELRILMSVQAFVIAPILHPLIYGWKLREIRLRVLQMFGAKQIANLQNNL; translated from the exons ATGGCCCTCCTCAAGTGTTATATTCTCCTTCAAGAAGCCTGGACAGG CAGCAGCCAACACTGCAGTGGTACCAATATGGAGAATTCCTCATACTCACACCCTTCGCTGCTGACCCTCAGTTTTGGCCAAATAATGGAAGTCAAGTATTTTTACAGCGCTTtggttttactttgttttgtgatgaTTGTTGTGTCCAACGGTGCAGTGATCAGCGCCATAGTGATACACAGGAGTTTGCAGGAACCAATGTTCATCTTCGTTGCCTTTCTTTGTGTCAATGGACTCTACGGGAgcctgatttttttcccttttctctttgtaAACCTTCTTTCCAAAACCCACGTCATTTCCTACATTGGTTGTATCATACAGGTGTTCGGCATTCACACTTTCATAAGCTGTGAGGTTACAATTCTAGCTGTCATGGCATTTGACCGGTACGTGTGCATCTGTAACCCTCTGAGATACAAAAGCATCATGTCGTTAGCCACAGTGTTCAAGCTGATTGGTGCAGCCTGGCTGTATGTGATCTTCCTCATTACTATCCACCTGATACTGACCATCCGCCTGCCCCTGTGTGGCTCAGTCATACAGAAGATCTACTGTGACAACTGGTCAGTGGTGAGACTCTCCTGCATAGACACAACAGTCAACAATGTATTTGGGTTGCTTATTACAGCAGCTATTATGTGCTTAATGCCGGTACTTACCTTGGTCTCCTATGTTCAGATTCTATGGGTGTGCATGCAGTCCTCTAAGGTTTTCAGAGCCAAAGCCTTGCAGACTTGCACCCCACATCTTATAACTCTAACCTATTTTGTAGCTGATGTTCTTTTTGAGATACTACTGCCTCGTTTTCCAAGTACCGTGTTGCCCTATGAACTGAGGATCCTCATGTCAGTGCAGGCCTTTGTAATAGCACCCATTCTTCACCCCCTTATCTATGGCTGGAAACTAAGGGAGATTAGACTAAGGGTGTTACAGATGTTTGGtgcaaaacaaattgcaaatttacaaAATAATCTATGA
- the LOC108705419 gene encoding olfactory receptor 6N2: MMPNSTYSHPSVLELSFGLLTALKYLYGTIVLLLFLMIAVSSSTVITTIALHRTLHEPMYIFIAALCINGLYGSICFFPALFVNLVSQTQTISYIGCLIQIFGIHTYIGGEIGVLAAMAFDRYLCICNPLRYNSLMTFSTMFKLIGAAWLYIIILISIHVILTIRLPLCSSVIQKIYCDNWSVVTLSCIDTTLNNIFGLLITSVTVLLAGCIGISYMKILIVCMKSSKNVRAKALQTCTPHLISLNYFGADILCEILLLRFPVNAMPYQLKIIISVQAFVFAPLLNPLMYGLKMREIRVKIGKIFYPKTISQVERHGKVQEQ, translated from the coding sequence ATGATGCCCAATTCAACATACTCACACCCGTCAGTGCTGGAACTCAGCTTTGGACTACTGACAGCACTAAAGTATCTCTATGGCACCATTGTTCTTCTCCTTTTCCTAATGATCGCTGTGTCCAGTAGCACCGTGATCACCACCATCGCCTTACACAGGACTTTGCATGAGCCAATGTACATCTTTATTGCTGCTCTGTGCATCAATGGACTCTATGGtagtatttgcttttttcctGCTCTCTTTGTTAACCTTGTTTCCCAAACCCAAACAATTTCCTACATTGGctgtttaattcagatatttgGTATCCATACGTATATTGGGGGTGAAATAGGCGTCCTGGCTGCCATGGCATTTGACCGGTACCTGTGCATCTGTAACCCTCTGAGATACAACAGCTTAATGACCTTTAGCACCATGTTCAAGCTCATTGGTGCAGCCTGGTTGTACATTATCATCCTAATTTCTATCCACGTGATACTGACCATCCGCCTGCCCTTGTGCAGCTCAGTCATACAGAAGATTTACTGTGACAACTGGTCAGTGGTGACACTCTCCTGCATAGACACCACCCTGAATAACATATTTGGCCTACTTATAACATCAGTCACTGTTTTGCTCGCAGGGTGCATTGGTATCTCATATATGAAGATTCTAATTGTGTGCATGAAGTCCTCTAAAAATGTCAGAGCAAAAGCCTTGCAGACCTGCACCCCCCACCTTATATCTCTCAACTACTTTGGAGCAGATATTCTCTGTGAGATACTTCTGCTTCGTTTCCCTGTTAATGCCATGCCATATCAACTGAAGATTATCATATCAGTGCAAGCCTTTGTCTTTGCCCCTCTTCTAAACCCCCTAATGTATGGTCTGAAAATGAGGGAAATAAGAGTCAAAATAGGCAAGATCTTTTACCCAAAGACAATTTCGCAGGTAGAAAGACATGGGAAAGTGCAGGAACAATGA
- the LOC121399771 gene encoding olfactory receptor 52M1-like produces MCLGDVRKNKQEVVDFQVSREELHVQYNTSEAMWRNIKQMKVTMQNSTDPHPSVLTLTFEEMAEIKYVYSTLIFLWFVMIVVSNCTVIGTIVMHRSLHEPMYVLIAALSANGLYGSAAFFPNLFVNLLSKTHTISYIACIVQVYGLHTYGGYEMAILGIMAIDRYVCICNPLRYNSIMSLSTVCRLFAIALVYGLLQFTIQLILTIRLPLCSSVVQKFYCDNWSVVKLSCADTTVNNVYGLFITIVVLGLTTGTILISYLQILRLCMRSSTDHRSKALQTCIPHIISLTYFVLSLLSDTLLNRYPGNIMPIELRVLISVQAFVIAPLLNPLIYGLKLKEIRVKAKQIFCNRNIFGVN; encoded by the exons ATGTGTTTGGGTGATGTCCGTAAGAACAAACAGGAAGTGGTGGACTTTCAAGTGAGCAGGGAGGAACTACACGTTCAGTATAATACATCTGAAGCAATGTGGA gaaACATAAAACAGATGAAAGTAACAATGCAAAATTCCACTGACCCACATCCCTCAGTGCTGACGCTGACTTTTGAGGAAATGGCAGAAATTAAATACGTCTACAGCACACTCATTTTTCTTTGGTTTGTTATGATTGTTGTGTCCAACTGTACAGTGATTGGTACCATAGTGATGCACAGGAGTCTGCATGAGCCCATGTATGTCCTCATTGCTGCTCTCTCTGCTAACGGACTGTATGGAAGTGCAGCTTTTTTCCCCAATTTATTTGTCAATCTTCTGTCCAAAACCCACACCATTTCCTACATTGCCTGTATAGTCCAGGTGTACGGCCTCCATACTTACGGAGGGTATGAGATGGCCATCTTGGGGATTATGGCCATTGACCGTTACGTGTGCATCTGTAACCCACTGAGATATAACAGCATCATGTCTTTATCCACAGTGTGCAGACTCTTTGCTATAGCATTGGTTTATGGACTCCTTCAATTTACTATACAGTTGATACTGACCATCCGACTTCCATTGTGCAGCTCCGTTGTACAGAAGTTCTACTGTGACAACTGGTCAGTAGTGAAACTCTCATGCGCTGATACAACAGTGAACAATGTGTATGGCCTCTTTATCACCATAGTTGTACTTGGGTTGACAACAGGAACTATCCTGATCTCATATCTTCAGATCTTGAGGTTATGCATGCGGTCCTCTACAGACCACAGATCCAAAGCCTTGCAGACCTGCATTCCCCATATAATATCACTCACCTATTTTGTACTGAGTCTGCTCTCCGATACACTACTGAATCGATATCCAGGCAACATTATGCCAATTGAACTGAGAGTTCTCATATCAGTACAAGCCTTTGTCATTGCCCCATTACTAAACCCACTCATATATGGTCTAAAACTAAAGGAAATACGAGTGAAAGCCAAACAGATCTTTTGTAATAGGAACATTTTTGGAGTGAATTGA